The following proteins come from a genomic window of Nicotiana tomentosiformis chromosome 12, ASM39032v3, whole genome shotgun sequence:
- the LOC104105375 gene encoding uncharacterized protein, with protein MLLSQQFKFQFFSHHTSHITHCKSSKVPNFKQVLNNPTLEVFTVRCVKHKPLAVSLNANEANFSDEQCNVEEKIEVAQEKSFWGAVSLVVGTAVGPGMLGLPALTVKSGPLPSTIALLLTWVYVISSIILVAELSFAAMEEDGVDEVSFTSLATKTLGSKIGSFVALVYASLTFALLVACVSGIGSIISQWFCKINPVIANGLFPSLSGLVLCLLPFKVIDVANRCLCIMMLFSITSLVVIGLFVGRMNIVNSFGFASWRFSSILPAIPVAVLTMGFHVITPFICKIAGNTVNDARKAIILGGTIPLVMVVSWNLIVLGLSGNNASYVSSDPISLLLSVNSSALPAVQGFAFSALATSLIGYAVSFPKQVVDTLNLIFNNSRGVTTQGEVGKVGSATFKLGQNLGNAGEVSYSGIKSDNGSEIRGKHGFKSLQSIVMPFILALPVLIGSFFPSTFSRALDFAGIYANCFLFGILPPVMTYIYQSRKKLRLGILPGGDGVLLLLLAIAVTLAIWH; from the exons ATGCTTCTTTCACAGCAGTTCAAGTTTCAATTTTTTAGCCACCATACTTCTCATATAACTCATTGCAAAAGCTCAAAAGTTCCAAATTTTAAGCAAGTACTCAATAACCCCACTCTGGAAGTATTTACAGTTAGGTGTGTAAAGCACAAACCTTTAGCTGTCTCTTTGAATGCAAATGAAGCTAATTTTTCAGATGAACAATGTAATGTTGAAGAAAAGATTGAAGTGGCTCAGGAAAAAAGCTTTTGGGGTGCTGTAAGTTTGGTTGTAGGTACTGCTGTAGGGCCTGGAATGTTGGGATTACCTGCATTAACTGTAAAATCTGGTCCACTTCCATCAACTATAGCACTATTATTGACTTGGGTATATGTCATTTCCTCTATCATTCTTGTAGCTGAACTTAGTTTTGCTGCAATGGAGGAAGACGGGGTTGATGAAGTTAGCTTCACTAGTCTTGCAACCAAGACATTAGGAAGTAAAATTGGTTCTTTTGTTGCTTTGGTCTATGCTTCACTAACTTTTGCTTTGTTAGTAGCTTGTGTTTCAGGGATTGGTTCAATTATTTCTCAGTGGTTTTGCAAAATTAATCCTGTTATTGCCAATGGACTGTTTCCATCACTCTCTGGACTAGTTTTATGTTTGTTACCTTTTAAGGTTATTGATGTAGCCAATAGGTGCCTATGCATTATGATGCTTTTCTCCATTACATCACTTGTAGTAATTGGACTGTTTGTTGGGAGAATGAATATTGTAAATTCTTTTGGATTTGCTTCTTGGAGATTTTCCTCAATCTTGCCTGCTATTCCTGTGGCTGTGCTTACAATGGGGTTCCATGTAATCACACCTTTCATTTGTAAAATTGCTGGGAATACTGTAAATGATGCTAGAAAAGCAATAATTCTAGGTGGGACTATTCCCTTAGTCATGGTTGTATCATGGAATTTGATTGTTTTGGGACTTTCTGGGAACAATGCTTCATATGTCTCGAGCGATCCGATCTCACTCTTGCTCTCTGTTAATTCCTCTGCTCTACCAGCAGTTCAAGGTTTTGCATTTTCAGCATTGGCTACTAGCTTGATAGGATATGCAGTTAGCTTCCCGAAACAGGTTGTTGATACCTTGAATTTGATCTTCAATAATTCTAGAGGAGTAACAACTCAAGGTGAAGTAGGCAAAGTTGGATCAGCCACTTTCAAGTTGGGGCAAAATCTTGGAAATGCAGGGGAAGTTTCTTATAGTGGAATCAAGAGTGATAATGGTTCGGAAATTAGAGGGAAACATGGTTTTAAATCTTTGCAAAGCATTGTGATGCCTTTTATTCTAGCTTTGCCAGTTCTCATTGGCTCTTTCTTTCCCTCTACATTTTCAAGAGCTCTTGATTTTGCCGGGATTTATGCAAACTGCTTTCTGTTTGGCATCCTTCCTCCGGTGATGACATACATTTATCAGTCCAGGAAAAAGCTCAG GTTAGGCATCCTACCAGGAGGGGATGGTGTGCTACTACTACTTTTAGCCATTGCTGTTACTCTAGCCATTTGGCATTAG